Part of the Camarhynchus parvulus chromosome 11, STF_HiC, whole genome shotgun sequence genome, AATACTTGAAAACCTATATAGTGAGTAATCTATTTACTTTTCATATTAATTATTAAGTCTGCCTATTCGTTGATATTGTATGAGCTAAAGAATCTAAAAGGTTTAGCATGTCATTTTGCAGTGACCTGGAGGTATTTGAAATGCCATTTGAAATAGCTGGAGGCaattaaaagatgtgtagatggggcacttggggacatggtttagtggtggacttggcagtgctggcttcgtggttggactcaatgatcttggggttttttttcccaacctaaatgactctgtgattctacaaTACTGTAAAATAAGCCAGTTTTAGAAGCAGTAGACAAACTTAGTgaaatctctgcattttttgATACTTGGAGTTGTCACAACTCATTGTAGACACTGCATCTGCATGGGAACAAAGATGCACCTAAACTAAACCAAGAACTGACTCAGTATAATCATCTCCAACTCACAGGATAGCATGTAAACTAAACTAAATGATGAATGGATCttgtttttcatctgaaattaattattaCAGTGGTGAAATCTGCACTGACCTGTCTGGGCAAAATAATTTATGCAATGATGTAACAGAAGGAATGAAGTCATTTGATTGCTAAGTAGTGTAAtcacataggaaaaaaaacccagaaaattaatttgagaaTCATTTCTATGTATCTAGTGACTtagactttttttaaacaaacttaGGCTTTTTCTTGTAAGCAGTAACTGAACTGTAGAGAAAAATGTTGAAGTAACCCCTGCATTGCTGAAATATGATGCCACAAAGAATTATTATCAGTGCAATAATTTTATGGTATTTTATTTGATGTAATTTTTGCATCACTCAGAAGGGTTTCTTTTTCAATACAACACAATCTGGTTTTGAAAATAACCGGAAATACAAAAGTATTTGGGGTCCATTAAGTAAACAATTTTATGTTCTGTCATACAAGAAGCATGAAAGACAGCTGAATTCTTTACTTTTTAGCAAAaccaccttttttctttttttaatcatttaatTTGGAGGGGACCTCTGACTCTTTCTCTACTCTTACACATGTATCTAGCTAACTCTTGCTATGGGGAGACTTCTCTCCACACTGAAGTGCCGAGGATTCCCAGCCTACAACTGGCCCTAGAAGTATCATGTCCTTGTGCTGGAATCCTTCCACACAGTAATGTCACAAACTGGTGTGCTTGGTTTAGGATTAGTGATAGattttctcagattttctcttttctttctgaaatcaCTCATAAAGCTATAGAATATTTAGGTACAAGTGAGATAAACTCTGCATTCTAGCAGAATATATTGAAGAAAAAACCATCTAAGTTGGAGATGAAGAAACATGCTCTGTAGATAACCTTCCATCTAATTTGTCTTTAAGAGTTATTCTATATTCATGTGAGCTACCTCCAGCAGGTCAGCTACAGCTTTGAGGGGGCAGATACACACTCCAAGAGCTGATCTTTTGCCTTTCTTAGCAAGAAAATGGAAGGGGGCAGAACTTCCTTTTGCATCCTTTATCTTTGCTCACAGAGTTTCTGAGTGCTCATTCTCAGAACCCCCTGCAACCTCCAGCCCTGATAACTGGGTCAGGTAGAGACTCAAACTCCTGGAATTTCACACGAGATGACTTCAGCTTTGCAGTGAATGGATACTGAAATAATCTTCCTAAGGTAATTCTGAAAGAAGCCAAAAAACTGCCAGCAATAGGGTGAATCTGCTGACCCTCAGGTAAGGAATGGCACCTTCTTTAGAGGTGCCTTATACTGCAGAACTGTGTGGAAAAACGCAGCAAATGGAGCAGGGAAGAAAGTTTACCTTAGCTTGCACTTGGCTGTCTTTGGGCCCAAGGAACTGCTCAGGATGCTGAGCTCAGTCCTGtaagcccagccctggcattcTCTAGGGTCTGAGGCCACAGCACCGTGCCAGCCACACATCCCATGtgcactgccctgcaggaaTGCCTTGGGAACCAGACCCATGAGGTTTAATACCACTGGGTGCCAATGAAACCAGGTGAGTTTTAATCAGGGAGATAAAACACCTCTGctaggaggaaaggctgagagaattgggattgttcagcctgcaAATGTGAtagctttggggtgacctaattgtgcCCTTCCTGTGCCTGAAGGAAGCCTGCAAGAAAGGTGAAGAGAAACAATTaacaagggcctggagtgacaagggggaatggcttcacactgactGAGAGTAGGTTTACATggaatattgggaagaaatcaTTCCCTGTGAGAGcaatgaggcactggaacaggttgcccagagaagctgtggctgcccctggatccctggaagtgtccaaggcccGGTCTGATGGGGCTTGGcacaacctgggatagtggaaggcgtccctgcccatggcagagggggaaccaggtgatctttaaggtctcttccaacccagaccattttATGATCCTATGCTTCATTTGCTAGGGTATCCTTCTTTACATACACACTAGCACTTGTGAGCCTTTAGACTGTCCCAAGataaaataacccaaaccaATATTCCAGTTAGAAACTTAACACTATAATCACTGCTATCCTCTGGTATCAGTTTCCTAGATATGTTCTGAAATTATGTTCCAGGGCTATCAGATATAACATTTCTGCCATACTAAGACAGTTTTGTATATGTGTGGGTTTTATATCTTATTTGAAAGTGACACCATTCATTATTGGTACATGAGTACTTTCTACTTAAAATGTCTTTATGTTGAAATGATCTGACATAATGGACCCTAAATCTTTTTGATCTGCCATCAAGCTCATTGGATgttaaatcttaaaaaacctCAATAGTTTATTAATATTTCACCAGTACAGCAGCTTTTAGGCAAAGCACATTCCTAACAAATGTATGCTTAACACAGTGAAATAGTTAAATACACAAAGAGTGCAAGAGGCAAACAAATATCAAGATGAATGTCATGATTTTAGATTCAAAGTACCTTAgtagaaaaccaaaaattaatgAGCCTTGTGCTTCAACTGCCTAACATGGTAATTACTGGTGAGCAAAATGGATTAAACTAGTGAGGAAAGGGCTGCTCAGGTTAACAGATATCATTGGCTTTGTTTGTATATTCAGTGATAAGCAAGGAAAGGACAGGGAGGCAGGCTTGTCTATTGTCTGGCCATTCATTTTAGCAGCATCAGCTGGCTTGGCTGACCTGCCCTGcccactgcagccaggcacCAGGGTGAGCTTATGGCCCAGCTGCGTCTGGGCACACCTCAAGGTCATTTTTGGGTTTGTCAATTGACATGATCCAGCATCCCactgcttcagctgcttctaAACTTCATTTCAGTTCCAGTGACACACATCTCAGGCATCAAGTACAAGCTCAAATACAAAATCAAATTGAGAGGTTGTCAGAAGCATGTACAGGTACATGGGTATTTGCCAAATGCAATCTGGCAAGAGAAGGATTACAGGTGGGAGAAGGATTTTCCATGTTACATGTAAATACCATTCCTCTCAAAACTTCTCAACCTGTGTCAtcacctttttttctgcttaaatttcttacaaattaaagaaaatcgAGGAATCAAAAtcaattaacaaaataaaatgtttcctaAAGGTTCAAAGAACCTTTCAAGGTTTTGCTACCTTGctgaatatttgtttttcagctaACAAGGTACTTAAAAACCGCAAAACAGAAGAGCTCTGTAATGACAAACGGAAACTCTACATACTCCTCCCGTTTGGAATGTGCTAGAACAAATTCACACAACTTGGCAGACGTCACGTTTAACTACAGACCTAAAATGACTTTTGCTGTCAGCGTGGCTTGCTGTGGCATTGAGATAAGGAGATTTCTGCGACGCCAGCTGGCgggtcagcagcagcattacCACACAAATCCGAGTCCTTGGCTCCTGGCCCCGTGCTGACTGCCGGGGCTGCCACTACAGACCCTTCCCCGCGCTCAGGGCGGTTCTGGGCTCCCAGGAAGCTCCTGCACATTTACACCTTGCGGTGCTGTAAATACACTCGGTGCTCTGAGCCCTCAGAACGGGCGAGCCAGCCCAAGCCACAGCTTCCCAAGCCACTAAAAGCCATCGCCTCGTTTCTCCCGGCCATCGCTGCCTTAAACCCTGTGTATTCCCTTAAGCTCTCGCCCCCTGAGGACACCCGCTACTTACCGGCTTAGGTCTGAGGGGGGCTGAGGCATGCCGGCGCTGTCCCGCCTCCCCCGGCACAGGCCCGCCCCGCGGCTGCAGTGGCTCCTCCGGGGGCGCAGGCGGCGGTgccggcccgccccgccgcgggaGCGCGGCTGCCCCGCCGCCCTCCGCCTCGCCAAGATGAACCCGCGGCTGCGGCACTGGCGGCAGGCGGCCACGCTGCTGCTGGCGGCGGGCACGCCGGGCCGGCCGCCGCGCTCGCCGCTCGGTCCCTTCGACTacgagctgctgctgctgcgccGGAGCTCCCGCAGCGGCTTCATGCCCGGCGCCCACGTGTTCCCGGGCGGGCTGGCGGAACCGGCGGATTTCTCCACCgagtggctggggctgctgcccgcCTCGCCGCACTGCGGGCTGGGCGCCGTgaagccgccgccgcccggctgCAGCCGCGCCCCGCTCTTCGCCACCGACCGAGAGAGCCTGGGCTCGCAGCTGCCGGGGGAAGTCGCCTTCCGCATCTGCGCTCTCAGGGAGACCTTCGAGGAGGCGGggatcctgctgctggtgccggGGCGCGGGCCGGCCCCGCCACTGCCCGCCGAGCGCCTGCCGCCCGCCGCCGAGCTCGGGGAGTGGCGGCGCCGGGTGCGGGAGGACGCGTCCTGCTTCCTGCGGCTGTGCCGGCACCTGGGCTGCGCGCCCAACATCTGGGCGCTGCACGAATGGAGCAACTGGCTGACGCCCGTGGGCAGGGCCGGCCCCGGCGGCCGCCG contains:
- the NUDT19 gene encoding nucleoside diphosphate-linked moiety X motif 19, translating into MNPRLRHWRQAATLLLAAGTPGRPPRSPLGPFDYELLLLRRSSRSGFMPGAHVFPGGLAEPADFSTEWLGLLPASPHCGLGAVKPPPPGCSRAPLFATDRESLGSQLPGEVAFRICALRETFEEAGILLLVPGRGPAPPLPAERLPPAAELGEWRRRVREDASCFLRLCRHLGCAPNIWALHEWSNWLTPVGRAGPGGRRYDTAFYLCCLQQRPPHVSQDDQEVTAVLWSSPPEAIERFKSQEIWFPPPQFYEFCRLCNFSSLEELQQFSSARALEGCERWMPVMLSAADGSIQLLPGDELYPEDPDYTGEKKIIMSTDKKVEDLMKEGGVFHRIVMKDINNLAVYVNIQAKYKHINPLMIKCDNSDYNSRL